One Coffea arabica cultivar ET-39 chromosome 5c, Coffea Arabica ET-39 HiFi, whole genome shotgun sequence DNA window includes the following coding sequences:
- the LOC113688842 gene encoding anthocyanidin 3-O-glucosyltransferase 2-like encodes MKKAELVFIPSPGMGHLVSTVELAKLLIDRGEQLSITVLIMKLPFDKKVSSYTSMLSESSDSRIRFLDLKPGESSSQSTFSSAFLYHFIDNHKSSVRDILAEMTNSASSDLAGVVIDMFCTSMIDVANEFGVPSYIFYTSGAAMLGLVLHMQSLRADFNEDVTNYKNSDVELAIPTYINPVPAKVLPSVIFDKDGGCDMFLNQAKRYKETKGIIINTFLELESHAVKALSNDKTIPPVYAVGPVLNLKGSNGPNQDTEMIMKWLDNQPVSSVVFLCFGSAGSFDGEQVKEIAHALQRSGVRFLWSLRRPPPKGKFQFPGDYEDPEEVLPEGFLRGTAEVGKVIGWAPQVAVLSHPAVGGFVSHCGWNSTLESVWCGVPMATWPLYAEQQTNAFLMVKDLGMAVEIKMDFRKDFLMEANEIVRAVVIENGIKQLMESESEFRNKVKEMKEKSRMALHGGGSSSDSLRRFLDDIMDNVPKLH; translated from the coding sequence ATGAAGAAAGCAGAGCTGGTTTTCATTCCTTCACCAGGGATGGGTCACCTGGTATCAACTGTTGAACTAGCAAAACTTCTTATTGATCGTGGTGAACAATTATCGATCACAGTTCTGATTATGAAGCTGCCTTTCGATAAAAAGGTGAGTAGCTACACAAGTATGCTGTCAGAGTCTTCAGATTCACGCATAAGGTTTCTTGATCTCAAACCAGGAGAGTCTTCTTCGCAATCGACATTTTCTAGTGCGTTTCTTTATCATTTTATCGACAACCACAAAAGTAGTGTAAGGGATATTCTTGCAGAAATGACTAATTCTGCCTCATCTGATCTCGCTGGAGTTGTCATTGACATGTTTTGCACCTCCATGATTGATGTAGCCAATGAATTTGGGGTTCCCTCGTATATATTCTATACATCTGGTGCTGCAATGCTTGGCCTTGTATTGCATATGCAGAGTCTGAGAGCTGATTTTAATGAAGATGTGACTAATTACAAGAATTCAGATGTTGAGTTAGCTATTCCAACTTATATTAATCCTGTTCCAGCTAAAGTTCTACCTTCCGTAATCTTTGACAAGGATGGAGGTTGCGACATGTTTCTCAACCAAGCCAAAAGATACAAGGAGACCAAGGGAATCATCATTAACACTTTCCTCGAGTTAGAATCCCACGCAGTAAAGGCTTTATCCAACGATAAAACTATCCCACCGGTCTATGCAGTCGGGCCTGTGTTGAATCTTAAGGGAAGCAATGGTCCAAACCAAGACACTGAGATGATCATGAAATGGCTTGATAATCAGCCTGTTTCTTCTGTCGTGTTCCTTTGCTTTGGTAGTGCAGGATCTTTTGATGGTGAACAAGTGAAGGAAATTGCTCATGCACTCCAGCGTAGTGGAGTTCGATTCTTGTGGTCTTTGAGAAGGCCTCCACCTAAAGGAAAGTTTCAGTTTCCAGGTGATTACGAGGACCCGGAAGAAGTCCTGCCAGAGGGGTTCTTGCGGGGAACTGCAGAGGTGGGAAAAGTCATTGGATGGGCACCACAGGTGGCAGTACTATCCCATCCTGCTGTGGGAGGATTCGTCTCTCACTGTGGCTGGAACTCAACGTTGGAGAGCGTTTGGTGCGGCGTTCCAATGGCAACTTGGCCACTCTATGCCGAGCAGCAGACGAATGCCTTCCTAATGGTGAAGGACTTGGGGATGGCTGTGGAGATTAAGATGGATTTCAGAAAAGATTTTCTAATGGAGGCTAACGAGATTGTAAGGGCAGTTGTGATTGAAAATGGGATTAAACAGCTCATGGAGTCTGAGAGTGAATTCAGAAATAAGGTGAAGGAAATGAAAGAGAAGAGCAGGATGGCTCTCCATGGAGGAGGATCATCCTCTGATTCCTTGAGACGTTTTCTGGACGACATAATGGATAACGTTCCAAAattacattaa